AGTTCCCcaatcttctctttctctcagaccttcactccctctctcattctctctgcaCTTTCTTTAAAGAGATGCACGTCAACACAAATGATTTTTCTCCATAGCCTAATGATGTGGGAAATGAATatgggaaaagaaaacaaactcaaAGACTATTCAATCTAATCAAAAGCAAGCGAGCCTTAGTCTCTGGAGTAATACTGCTTTGGAATCCATTGGTTTGGAGGCAAGCGTGCTGCTTTAGTCCAACACTGAATCTTAATAAAGGATATTTGGAGGCCAAACTGGACTTTTTCTTACTCCCAACTAAGAATGCATTACTGGCTGACTGAAAAGAACACATTCTctagttttctttgttttcctttgtcaCCACATACACAAGGTCTACATTAACACAGTTTTAGGAAACAAAACAGAGCAGTACAAGAGAGAAATGAAGCAAAAGCATGAATACGATCACTCCGAACATGCCTAGAACCCATAAGATGACATGCTAGGTTAACAACACATTAGAAAGCGCCACAACATGCACTTGAGactgttcatttgtttgtttgttttccaaaaaatggatggttcttttccATTCAGCCTGAAGAGCACATAGGTTGCATGACCATGTCAAATACTCTTTAGAAGATACACAGAGCGAGGCCTAACTAATGGAATGAAGGTAtcttgaaagaaaaaataaacaagagaAATAAGCCATTCTTAAGCCCACAGAACACAAGAACCTGGATTACATGAGACACAAAGAGGTGGACTGCACATGCATGTATACACTATGTATATCATGCATACAGATGAGATGGAGTTTCATCTATTGGGTTTTTAGAGGAGCCAATAGACAAGTCCACTCGTTCGCTTCCTGTGGGAGGCATCTGCTCTCCTTCCTCATTCACAAAGCTGGTCAAGATGTGGACGCTCCAGTGGGTCAGACAGGTGACTCTGCAGGTCTTTGACCTTAAACTCAGTACAAACTCGTGCTGGCTGcaccccacctctctctccccccttcacCTACATCCTGACCACTACAGCCTGTGCTTTATAGAGTAAACCTACATCCTTGGGCCAactttggacaaaataaaactctatcacttcttcttttgttttgttttttttttcctctcttttgttTACAAAAATAAGTATAACATTCAGAACTTtgattgtctttttaaaatctatttatttttctgcatatgaTGAACTCGAAAAAAGATATCAAGCGCATAACGTTCAAGGTGCACAATTttcatatagatatatagatatatgtatatattaatattttcctACTGTTTTTCTCGTTTTCTGTTTTCAACATAGAAAGCTATATACATGGAACTAAAACGATTgatccacaaaaaaaaaaaaagagagcgTATAACTGTGCGGTCTCAAgtgcttttctttctgtctttctttcgtcgtacaaaaaagaaaaaaaaaacaatgttcttagtaaaataatcattttaatggcTTTACTTCATACATAAGTACATGTTGAAAGAAACACAGGCGCGATGCACTGGATTTTGTTTTAGTCGGTTATGTTTGGAGGGGCTCTGGGGCTGAATGTACAgaggggtgggtgggtgggcaGGTGAGAAGAGGGGGTGGGCAGGTTTTTTGGGGAGAGGggattttctttctcctctattGACGCTACAAATAAGCAAACCGACGTCCTTTGTTTCTAAATCTTTGTCTGTACCTTCTGCCCAGGACTGCGGCCAGATACTTCTTGACGGCCATTTGCTTTCGGTAGCGGCTGTAGCTGTCCGTGAAGATCCCGTCCGAGTGACGCTTGGACAATGGctcttcttcatcctcttcactgcaaaaacacacacacacatttgcctTATGTTACTTGTGAGGACTTCTATtgatttctattgatttttatACTACTGTAGTCAAGGAATACTAAGCTtttaggtatatatatatatatatatatatatatatatatatatatatatatatatatatttccaccacaatatataaatatatattttttttttccatctttctatctgtgtatatatatatatatatatatatatatatgtgtgtgtgtgtgtgtgtgtgtgtgtgtgtgtgtgtgtgtgtgtgtgtgtgtgtacatatataacaTTCCCAGTGTCCTTACTTGTGCCAAAGAATTGTCATTGTGAGGACATGTGGTTCTCACAAGGATAGAAAGAcaagcacacgcacacacacacacagtttagaGCTGCCTGAGCTCAGATTTCTAGCCACGCTAATGGGCTGTAATAAAGCCTTATAAGGCTGCACGGGTAAAACGTTAAATATGCACGTTTTCGTTCGATCCCAACGAATTGGCAACGAAAATGGACCCCGAAGCCTCTAAGGAGCCTCATAAATGATGCATGTTGGAGATGAAATATGTGCTGGCGCCATTCCCCCTCCCCTGCAGTGTGTTAAAGGCGTTTAGCCACACACACTTCCAGATCTATTGTCGTCTGTACAAGTTCATCGTTCGTTCATGTACAAATAGTACAAACAGCACGAAGCCCCACAGACAAAGACGgtgaatgcaaaaaaaaaaaacaaaaaaaaaacaaaaaggtgaaGAAAGGAAAGGGAAAGTGGACACAGGACAACGAGAAGCCCCCCATATACACACCCCACCCTCTTTTCcgcggaggaggaggaggaggaggagatagagagggcgaaaaacagaacacacagacatagagaaaaagaagaagcgACGccgaaaaagaaaagaaaagggatGAATGCAGGGGAAAAGGCGCTGAAAGGAAAAGCCCTTACCCTACACGCACTGCCATCAGAGAATGCAGATATTTTCGTGCTGATAACTGAACCAGGATGTCCCTCAAGGCTCTATCTAATAATCCATCTGCATCTGCATCTGCATGCCTTTCCGCTCTGaggtacaacacacacacacacgcacacacacacacccacacacacacagcatcagtGAGCgaggagaaagagatgagaTACCACAGCAAAGCCTCCACGTCTCCTCGCAGTGAAACGGCAGAAAAGTGACACTGCTTCAGTCAGTCTACTGACCCGTCTgcccctctccctgtctgtctgtccgcctGTCTGCCCTGCCTAGTGACTATTTACCTAGCTGTCTGTTTACACGCGAGGCTGCGTCGCCACTGcaaagaacaaataaataaagaataaatcataaaatgaaataactAAAAGAGAAGTAAAATAAAGGAACAGTAACTCTGAGGAACAGAAGAAGCAGACAGGAGCGGGACTGAGGGCGGGGTGGGGCGGCCGTCCTGCTCACCTCTTCTCCGGCGGGTAGTACAGCGTGTACATGTCGTCCGACAGAGGCGGGGAGCTGCGGATGGACAGCGGCTCCGAGTCGAAGGCGAGCTCCCCCAGCGAGTTGCCGTCCTCATCGAACACGTCGCTCTCTAGTCTGAAACGAGAAATTCCACGTTGCTGTTCCAGATTCCCGATTTCGAATTCCATATTCCACATTCCCACTCCACATTCCATATCCCAAATTCCATATTCCACATTCCAAATGTCATTATTATAagcttatatattatatattgtgtaGTCTCcgaaacagaaacaaaataataataataataataataaaaataataatatgaatattaataacaataataattcgTTATTAATTAGCTCCTTGACTGATTATTACAGTTAGAATTAAGCCTATACCTATTATTGTAGGCAGGCTTTCATTAAgtattttttattagtttttggtgatttttttctctttttttatttctttgttttgttgttattagtTTTAATGGGTTACACATGTTCAAAAACGTAAAATCGAGAACAGAGAAAAGGCAAGTTCGTTCCTCTTTGTTGAGGAATTCAGCCCGTGGCCGTCTCCCTGCCGCTTTTCCTCGCGTCCTGGTCAGTTAAACATGTTAACCATAGCGTTCTCGGCGCTTCGTTAGCGCTGTGTAAATGAATTGACCCAGTTCCTCTTAAAGCCAGACAGAATCCGCTGATTCTGATTTTGGGGACCCACAACAAAAAAACGCGAGCGCTGTGTCCCAGCGGGCTGCCTTTTCCCACCCGCATTCCGAGCAGCCCCGCCCACCCCGCTCGCCGGGATTGGCTAATTGTGTCCCGCCTCCTGCTCTGTGATTAGCTACTACGTCCTCAGCTCCTGCGCTGCGATTGGCCCGCAATTTATATTCACGAGGAATCTGCCTGAAAGAGTCGGAATGAGAAGAGACTCAAAAGCGGAAAACGGGCGGAgaaaccaaccaaaaacatcaaatgtaaacatctaTGAGAGTCTATAAGCACCTTTAAACACGTTTAACATCTATTTTAACATTgagcaaagacaaaaaaaagtagagtaaataatgataatatattCTAACAGATCAGCCTGCAGCTCACAGCGATCTGATCACATCACAGCGATCTGATCACATCACGGCGATCACAGCGATCTGATCACATCACGGCGATCTGATCACATCACAGCGATCTGAGCACATCACGGCGATCTGAGCACATCACGGCGATCTGATCACATCACGGCGATCTGATCACATCACAGCGATCTGAGCACATCACAGCGATCTGATCACATCACGGCGATCTGAGCACATCACGGCGATCTGAGCACATCACGGCGATCTGATCACATCACGGCGATCTGATCACATCACAGCGATCTGAGCACATCACGGCGATCTGAGCACATCACGGCGATCTGATCACATCACGGCGATCTGATCACATCACAGCGATCTGAGCACATCACGGCGATCTGATCACATCACGGCGATCTGATCACATCACAGCGATCTGAGCACATCACGGCGATCTGATCCCATCACGGCGATCTGAGCACATCACGGCGATCTGATCACATCACAGCGATCTGATCACATCACAGCGatctgttactgtttaatatagttttttttgttattattccATAAGAGAGGAAAATATTAAGCGGAGGAAAAATCTGTCGGTGAGAACATGCAGAAGTGATTGTTAAGAACCGCTCGATTCTATCAGCTTTTAAAgtatgtaaaataaacaaataaatacaattcaaataaataaaaaatggatcCCCCTTCAGTTAGACTCCGAGCGTTgcaggaaaagagagggagaaagagagggagaatgagagggagaaagagagggagaaatagagagagggagaaagagggagaaagagggagaaagaggaagaatgagagggagaatgagagggagaaagagggagaatgagagggagaaagagggagaatgagagggagaaagagagggacactgagagggagaaagagagggagaatgagagggagaaagagagggagaatgagagggagaaagagggagaatgagagggagaaagagagggagaatgagagagagaaagagagggacactgagagggagaaagagagggagaatgagagggagaaagagagggagaaagagagggagaatgagagggagaaagagggagaatgagagggagaaagagagggagaatgagagagagaaagagagggacactgagagggagaaagagagggagaatgagagggagaaagagagggagaatgagagggagaaagagggagaatgagagggagaaagagagggagaatgagagagagaaagagagggacactgagagggagaaagagagggagaatgagagggagaaagagagggagaatgagagggagaatgagagggagaaagagagggagaaagagagg
This window of the Pygocentrus nattereri isolate fPygNat1 chromosome 2, fPygNat1.pri, whole genome shotgun sequence genome carries:
- the adcyap1b gene encoding adenylate cyclase activating polypeptide 1b isoform X2; the encoded protein is MARSSKAALALLIYGILMHSSAYCTPVGITFPNMRLESDVFDEDGNSLGELAFDSEPLSIRSSPPLSDDMYTLYYPPEKSEEDEEEPLSKRHSDGIFTDSYSRYRKQMAVKKYLAAVLGRRYRQRFRNKGRRFAYL
- the adcyap1b gene encoding adenylate cyclase activating polypeptide 1b isoform X1, with the protein product MARSSKAALALLIYGILMHSSAYCTPVGITFPNMRLESDVFDEDGNSLGELAFDSEPLSIRSSPPLSDDMYTLYYPPEKRAERHADADADGLLDRALRDILVQLSARKYLHSLMAVRVGEEDEEEPLSKRHSDGIFTDSYSRYRKQMAVKKYLAAVLGRRYRQRFRNKGRRFAYL